The DNA window TCAGGCCCAGGGAGCAACCCTTGTCAGTGAGACCCCAGACTgcagccagggaagggaagaggggcTCCTGTCAGAAGAACTTGACACCTCGGCCATCGTCCAGCGTGATAATTTCAGCCTTGTGCTCCTGCTGCAAGGCTTGCAGGGCACGGAGCAGCATAGCCTCATCCAAGCCGTGGAATTCTAGGGAAGGAGCAAGATTTCCATCAACAGGAAAAAAGGCATATCAGGAAACAAACAGGCTTGCAAGGTCCAGGGACTGGGGGCAGCAGAGGGCTCTGAAGAGCACTGTAACACTACAGCAAATCCAGAGTCACGGTTCACTGACAGGCTCATCTCTACATCACTGCTTCAGGAACAGAGCCTGAAGGTCACCAGACAGCAGGGATGAGTCACTGCAGCCTCTAAGAAAGTGAAGGAACTcagcatgaaaataaaacacccCTCACCTCACCAGAAAAAGcgctgggcactggggaagtGAAAATGCAATTACAGAGGGAGATGTTTCAGGGAAGTGGTAAAAGCCTTCAGAGCAGCACGTGCCAATGGTGTGGGGGGCGAGTTTGCACAtgagatttcaaaatatttaatctaaaaaaCCGTAATCTGCCTATCAGCTGTTTCCATGCTCCAATCCAGGGTGCTCTGAAggcctgctctgcagcacaggccCTGGCCTTACCTTCGCCCTCGGTATCATCCCCGCTGGCCAGTTCATACAGTGTGAACACAGAGTTGGTCAGGCCGTTCCTCGACACCTGGAAACATGAAGGCAATACAGCAAACCTCATCCCTGTGGCTGAACATCCTCACACTTCCAAGAGCACGGGACAGAAAGTGTGCACAGCActtgagaagcagcagcaccctggggcagcagagtCAGAAGTGCAGCCTGAGGGAATGAGGACTGttcctcccctgcccctctgtTCATGTTTCACAGTGAGGGCTCAGGCCATACAGAGTGGCACTGCCTTGTCCTCATCAGGGGACAGCCAATGGCACGAGGGGGGACAGTGCCACCCACCACTCACATGCAGCTCACAGCAAGCTGCTAATAATAACCTCACCCCTCTCTGCAACACAGAGAAGTGTAAGGAGAAGGGTCAAGGCAGCGAGGAAGCAAGAGGAGAACACTGCAGTGGTCTTCCCCAAACAGCAGCCAAGCCCCCATGTCCTCACAGAGAGCCTGGTCTGGGTGTGCAGCTCTCTCACCCACTGATAGATGAGCTTTCCCCATTCTTCTGGTCTCCTCCACATGATCAGAAAGCTGGTTTTGTTCTTATCTAACCATTCCAGGTTTCCTAAAAACAATGGGGAACAGGCGTTGAATCAGAGCACAGGTCAGCAGTAGGTGCAGATTTCAGGACACACCCCAGACACTGCACCCAGGGGCAGCCTCAGGGACcagcctcctcccagcccctcacacCAACTTCCTAAATATCGCTGTGCCTACAGAAACAGATTTCTCATTGAAGGCCTCTCTTTCTGCGCAGGTAAAtctgcctgcacagccagagTTGGGTCCTGCAGAGCCGCGGGCAGGGACGGGCTGAGGAACAGCCCAAACCCGCGGGATGGGCAAGTCAagtcccggccccgcccgcgcACGGAGCTgccccgctgccgccgcccTTCCTGCCCCGCTGCCCGCGGGTCGGACACCGGCTGCGGGCGGGGGCACGGACCGACGGACGGGCAGACTGACGGACGAGGCACCCACCGTTCTTGCGGAGCTCCTCCAGCACCACCTGGATGGATTCCAGCGGCAGCTTCCCTGGGCGCGGGTTAAGGAGGCGCTGACGGAGGCGAGGGgtgggggcggcgggggcgcggGCACCGGGCCCAAAGGATACGCTGGAGGCGCCGGTTGGCGAAGAGCGGGATGTCCTGCGCCTCCCGCACCGTCATGGCGGGCAGGCGGTGCCGCTGGCTGTA is part of the Pithys albifrons albifrons isolate INPA30051 chromosome 25, PitAlb_v1, whole genome shotgun sequence genome and encodes:
- the VPS25 gene encoding vacuolar protein-sorting-associated protein 25, with amino-acid sequence MSFAWPWQYSFPPFFTLQPNGETRQKQLSAWCALALAYSQRHRLPAMTVREAQDIPLFANRRLQRKLPLESIQVVLEELRKNGNLEWLDKNKTSFLIMWRRPEEWGKLIYQWVSRNGLTNSVFTLYELASGDDTEGEEFHGLDEAMLLRALQALQQEHKAEIITLDDGRGVKFF